The window GCGTGACCAAAGTGTTGTTGCGAAAAGAAAACGAAGGAACATGCCAGAACAACTAAGATCCCATATGTGTTACTACTTGAAAAGTTACATGGTATCACTCACATGCATCATACCCTCAGAATCTGAAGCTTAGTCGAAAAGGCAATCGCAACCCAGTCCGGCTGGGAAGATGACCATTGCAGCTGCTCAATTTCTGCTCCAGCTGTATAGGCAAGAATGGGATCAAGCCCACCTTCGACAGGTTGCCCCATGGACGACAAATCCCAAATCAAGGCCTGAGAATCATCCCCTGCAGTACAGATGTGGCAAGAGCTGTGCGGAGCCCAAGCAATGGCGTTGACACTAGCTTGGTGTCTCTGTAACTCGACGACGGGAAGCGTGGGGAAGCGAATGTCAAGCACGACAACTTTGGCGCTGTCCATGATGATTGTGGCCATATATCTCGGGTCCTGCTTGTTCCAGCCTAATCGAACCAAGGGAGTGTCAGGCTCGGAGCTCTCGTAGATAATGGTAGAGTGCTCCTTATCGCGCAAATCGAAGACCCGGACAGAACCATCGGCGGAAACGGAAGCAAATACGCCAACACCGCCCCAAGCAATGTCGTAGACTTCCTTATCATGAGCGATGAGTTGGGTGTCAACAGTTTCCCGCTCAATATCCCAAATAGTGCAAGTAGTATCGATACTGGAAGTCCCAATACGCTTAGGTTCAGCATCATTCCAGTCAAAGGAGGTAAGAGGGCCACAGAACTCGCTGTTCTTGTTGCCATTAAGAAGACTCTTGAGCTCAACAGAAGAAGGATCATCAGAGATACGCCAAACGCGGAGAAAGTCGCTGGAAGTGGCGAGAAGATCGGGGCGTTGGCACTCCTTGTCGGGGATGAAGATGGTCTTAGTAGGAGGGTAAGGATGTTCGAAGGAGAGATTAGGGTCGGAGCGGATCTCGCCGCTGGAGTCATCAAGCTGGACAATCTCGACACGATTGGGATACTGCTCGAGGAGGCTAGCAATGGCGAGACGGTACTTCTTGTCACGGCGGACGCTCCAGTTCATGGCGTAGATGTGCCATGGGGCTTCATAGGTGTAGATCTCAGAGCGCTTCTGCTGCTCGTCGGAAGCATCTTGATTGGGATCGCTGCTTGCACCCATCGGAATTCTATGTGGAAATGTATTCTTGTGTCAATGAATGCAAGGTGAAGGCAAGgcaaggaaaggaaaggaagaagtCAATCCAGTTGAATTGGGTGCGATTGATGAATTGGGAGCAGGCAGGAACTTTGGTTAACCCTCCTTGTCCTTGTCCCTATCATCcgtataagaaaaaagaaaaaccatttaTGCAATATCCAATAACCAATATCCACCTATATTATTTATGCAACATCTTCCCATTTCCCACATAATatccatttctcttttcttttttctaattctagCCCCGGACATTTTGGTGTATTCCAATTGAAACCTTTGTTGGTAaccatttaactttttttttcttttcctctcattttttataaacatctctctctttcattcaTATAGAAATTCTTACTATTACCAAACTGTGTTTGGCTAGTGGTAGTTTTTTCTTAGAGCAAGGAGAAGAGGATGATTATGAGAGTGTGGGGAAAGTAGTGAAGagggaaagggaaaaatagatttgtatatttcttttttgttttttttttttataaaaaagttaaattcaaaactaaatttcttttataaaaataaataagtaaatctaacataaaaaataaaaaataaaggacAAAATACATATCTATAACTTGCCCCTTTGTCtatcatgaaaatatttaaaggtgGACGAAGGAAATAGATAAGGTGTTTGAtccagttttttttattttttaagagagaagaaaaactcTCAAATGAGCACAGATATCAACCTTAGCTTTAGGGCtaagtttgataaataatgaaCCTAATAGTTGaggctcgatttaaccaaagTTGAAAagacatcaaccttagctgCAGGAgtaggtttgataaataaatgacCTGATAGACAAGTTTTGGCCTCAGTTTCAGATCTGAGCttcatttaaccaaatttgaaaagatatcAACCTTAACTCAAGGGctaggtttgataaaaaaaaaatgcattcaTCCTACTTTTGGACTGGGTTaatgtgaaaattaaatattatgtttttcaaagaaataaatagttGAGTACTCCATTTTACCAATCCTATTAACAACTTATCAGCATGGTCGGATAGAATAAGACATATGTATCATGAGAGCTTTTTAAGATACCAAATTTGTCACTCTTTGTATCAAGCCAACGAATCAAAACTGCGAAAGACTGCACTATATTTAAAGACCCAATATTTTTTAGTCTTAGACTTCACAAAACGTGAATTCTTTTAGGATGTAGACTTTCAATTGTGACAACTCACAATCGTAGCAAAATTTGTCTGGACTTGTAGATACTTATATTTCCTTAagttttaacaaaagaaaatcataactTTTACTTGGTTTGCCAATACAATAAGTTGAGTTGAATCCTTGTTAATTAACAACAGATAGAATAATAGGCTGATGGATAATAGATGTTTACTATAATTTGATAACGTTTTAGAaaggttaaaagaaagaattgacaaataaacatatgtttgataaatataataagaaaCGACAAAAAGAACAAGATAACAACTATGCTTGAAAAAAGAGTACAAAGAGAGAAGGTAAGGAAAAGTTTACAGATGTGGAAATAACTTTCTAAGAACTAATTGTAAGTTTCTTAGAAAAACCTCTGACCTCTTTCAACACTACGAAACCTTCTCAGAAAATGCCTCGTacataaaatcttcaaacaTAATATGAATTCACAGTATTTTTTAACTCAACGCAATACATATTGGTTAAAAGCAAAGCTCCACctgaaaaaaacttttttcacTACGAACGAACCTTCATAATTAtgagttcattttctttgacGATCCCTTTCAAAAAGAAGTATCCTTTTTAACACCAAATATCCTTCTCAAAATCTTCGAGGATGcactttcttattttattctcGCATTAGTCTTTTCTTTGGTAAAGTTGTTCATGACTTAATGCTGCTATAATGACAAATCAACTCTTTCTTGATAAACTTGAGCATTACTACTCCTGTAACATTGTAATAAAATGTCTCATTTATCCATTTAGTGAAGTAATCAATGGCCACGAGAATAAAGCGATGATCATTTGAGGCTTTAGGAATATCAATGGGTCCAATAACATTCATTCCCcacaaaaaaaatggtcagGATGCTGACAAGACATGAAATGGAGATTCTGCTGCGTGGATCTTATCCATAtgaatttgacattttttacaGACTGATACCATCGTTGTCCAGTAATAATCAGATCTAAGTATTTGTCTAGCCATATATGTCCATTAGCATGTATTCCACATATTTCTTCAAGAATTTCtgtcataatttgttttgcttcttcCCTATCAACACCGAATGAGCACCATATcatggtttcttttataaataacttCACCacttaagaaaaagttcatgGCTAAGCTTCTTATTGTGTGTCTGTCATTCCATGAAGCTCCATATGGATATTCTCTACACTTTATGTACAACTTAATGTCAAAATATCATAGCTTATgatcattttcaatattcatgTAATATGTCGGTGCATCCGACTTTGTAATTTAGATTAGATAAAGTTcacactcaagattaagatcaACCAACACTGTCAGGGTGGCTAATGCATCTGTTATTCGATTGTCCTCCCTATGGACATGgtcaaatgaaattttctcaaaatttaaagataattttgtAACTTAATGCCTGTAAAGCACCAATTTAGCATCTCTTATTTCCCATTCTTCCTTGACTTGATGTATTATTAGCATTGAGTCAcccaaactttcaattttttaatactcACGCTGCATGCTGCTTGAAGTCTCATAATGCAGGTTTCATATTCAATGATATTGTGAGTGCAATCAAAATGTAACTTGGCCATTAGGGGGAAGACTTTTCCTTCTGGAGAAATTAGTACAACTCCAATCCCTTGTCTCAAACTCATTTCAGGCACCGTTAAAAAGCATAATTCATATCTTATGACCTGTAGCAtccttttaaactaaaaatatgtttCATCTGGAAAATCAACCCCTATAGACTCGTAATCTGCTACTGGTTGGGCAACTAAATGATTAGCAAGTACACTTcattttattgcttttttagTAACATAAACAATATCATACTCCGACAACAAAACTTGTCATTTTGCAATCCTCCCAGATGATGATGGTTTctcaaaaatgtattttattggatctatttttcaaataagtcATGTTGTATGGTATTGTCACACCACAAATCGTACTATCAATGAAAATGTCGAAGTAGTAGGAATAGGATGTGAGTTTGGTACAACTTTGAAAGTTTCTTATCgcaaaatattattcttaactccttttatattatcaacaaaaattaaaacgcAACAGTGGTTAACCTAAACGgcaagtataataaatatctACCAAAACGTTTATTAATAACAAGCTtttgatacataattacaacactttgaTCAAACAACCAAtgctttattttcaaaacgtctAGAGTCATCTCGCTGCAAATTGatccttcaaccttcttctttaCTTGGCCTAAACGTTTGAtcctaaaagataaatttttgaaagaatgtctaaaagactaaggttttatgaaatccttttcgcaatagcttttcataaacatcattttgcacaaataatatcaaataatttcatctcacataaacttttttttatgcttAACATATTCAAAACATAACAATTCCACAgaaacacacattagttaacattcattcctttcaccaaggatcctgaatcgttctctacgcttggtctcattacctcgCGTTTGACTACTATATCAACAGCATCCGAGAACATACAGACTCGTCCTTGTTACTCAAGTCGCTAAGCTTTATACGCTTCTTGCAACGCATAAGCCAACTTCTTATCACCATGTGGTTCGTACACCCCATGGCGGCCttgactctttatgtgcacataaaagttagcatcatctcaagtaattaactaattgtttgaaaaccatttcatAGCATGGAAATCATaatcaatatcaaatcaagctttaacatGATTTTTATAATGCTAGAACACACAAACTTTTCTTAGAAAtctctttttaaaacattctcatttgaaatcatttttcaaaataataaagtggAACCACAAAACACTTAAGAAGAAAACCACTTACCacactttaacaaaaattctcctatttcttctcttcccgtgaagagagaagagacattttcttaatcttaCACGTTAACCCTTGTCGAATCAGACTTAACATTCTCATacaataagtaaataaaataaaaaataaaggacAAACTATAGATCTACATAAACAATTTAGATGTTAACATGCAATACTACCTAGGGGTGAAAAAACCTGAATCAAACCAAGCTTCAGTTCGGGTTAGATCGGGCTGCAAAGATAATATTACTGAACCAAACCGAATTGAACTAGGTCGGTTCGATTCAGGGGTAAATGTTAggttaaaaattgaaattattttacttgCCTTTCACTCGATACTCTTTCTCCTTCCGTTCTTTTCAAACACTATTCGTGTTGGACTCCTCCCTTATGTTCGTCTTTGACTCTTCTCTTTCGTGACTCAGTCTTCTACTTTAGATATCCTTCCGTCGAAGTTCACGACCATTCTTCGTTCGCCAGTCATTCTTCCTTCGTCGATCATTCTTTGTTCGTTGTTGTTTGTGGGAATTTTTTTTCGTTCGTTGTTCATCTCCCAAAATCCCTATTGGGTTCTCTTCACTCAAAAAAAcggctatttttttttttttaagaaattaagttAGAGTTTCTATTATGGTGGAATGGGTATATTTCTGTGTTTCTGAATGAGTGTATTGATGATGATTATTGACCTCTAAATTTATAGCCATTGATCCTTcatttcctcttcctcctgTTGCTGCTattccattattattacttgCATTTGTATGAAAAATATTGGCCTCACTAACACATCCATCCATAATCACTTTCTCTGCAAAACTAATAGGACTTTGATATCTTAAAGCTTAAATGAACATAGAACTACACGAGTATCAAGCATCAAGTATAACATTCACAAGGTCCTTACTCCATTGAATTCagcaagagaaaaaaaattgtgaatacTCATTGTATGAGAATGCAATATTGAATCAGATGACACCAAGCATGCAGATAAAGTTCAACAAGTATTGAGATATAACTACAAGTGAGAAGACCAATTTGTTATTATACGTTTTTGTAGTTCTTGAACCTAGGTACAAGTTCGCTTATgtgaattattgttttaaagaatttttggagaaagattgtgcaaaaaaaatggacaaataaGGTTGAGGAAGCATTTCTTCGATTGTGTGATGATTATTATATGAGAATGTcaatatcaaaagaaaaatattcacacACAATCATGTACTCCTATCGAAGGATTTGACTTTCAAAGTCAAAGTGAAATACCTTCTATTTCATCTAGTGAATCTTATAAGGCACGTGCTGTTGTTcatgataaatttaaacaaaacaacaaaatatgtGTAGATGATGCTAAAACAAAGGTGACTCGTTATCTAGATGAGGCTCGCATAAAAGATGaatatttagatttgttaAATTGGTGGAAGATGAATTTCTTTCGATTTAAGATCATTAGCCAAGTAGCCAGGAACATCTACAATATTCATATATCAACTGTGTCTTCTGAGTCAACCTTTAGCATTCGAGGACGGGTGTTAGATTCTTTTCGAAGTTCATTAACTCCTCAAACTACTGCGACACTCATTtgtcactacaagaaataagaGTTTTCCCAACGTAGCAATACGTCGTCGAAAACCCTTACCAACGTCGGGGAAGGTTATTGCGACGTCGCAGATGACATCGGCAGACACGTTGGGGATACTTTCCCAGAGTAGCTCACATCAATGACGGGAAAAATTTTCCCAACGCACGCTGCAACATGTTGCAGATGGCTTTCGCAACGCTATGTCACGGAAGgctttaaatatattttttaattatttattttatttacatatgAAAAGTAACCCACTAAATTCTTCcattatttagtttatttccAAGTGATTAATCGTTTTTAGAGAATGAAATTGGATAGAAAACGGACGAAAATTAGCGATTCatagaagagaaagagagaaagtacAAGGAATGAGAGAGGGAGATGAGCGATTTGGAGAAGGAAAACATGGAGAAAGTAGAGGGAATGAGAGATAGAGAGTGAGGAATAGTAACAAAGGAGAAAGAGGGGGACAAGGACACTTCCGACAGCGGCAATGGTGACGGAAAAGACAGACGGACGGCAGCACAAATCTcctcctctccctctctctcaatcgattttcttttcctttcgtTTTGCAATCAATTTTGTGTTGAATGGGGAAAAATAGAGTGGACTTTCCCCGACGTCTTTGAACATTTCGAGGAAGGACACATTCCCCGACGTCGAGTAACCCCAATGTTGTAGAAAGgttaaataatgaattaatcatttaaacatttcCCTACGTGCACCTGCCACACGTCACGGAAAGGTGACCATTGTCACTTCAATATGTACACttaaatttgcaacttttTGCGACGTCTGGTACTTGTACGTCGCGGAAagtaaagatattaaattcaattttaaacttttcgcGACGTTTGATTCTTGTGCATCGTGAAAagtaaagatattaaattttattttaaaatttatgcgACGTCTTAATGTTGTGCGTCGTGAAAAgtgaatatattaaatttaatatattcacTTTCCGCGACATCTGGTACTTGTGCGTCGCGGAAAGtaaatgtattaattttaattttaaactttcagCGACGTTTGGTTCTTGTGCGTCGCGGAAAGTGAAcgcattaaatttaatttttagactTTCTGTGACGTCTTGTTCCTCACTTTTTGCGACGTACCATTGTGTGCGTCGGCGAAAGGTGATCAACAGCGACGCACCTTTCACCGGCGAAAGGTGATCAACAGCGTCACAATTGTTtcgatttcttgtagtgtgtgctcaaaattgaattcaatCTAAAAATTTGGACGACATGATGTGAGAAATTGATAGGGCTGAAGAAATTGACGAATGTAATATTCTTTTCGAAGTAagcatttaaaattttaaattatctcATTAAGCTAATAGTTTGTCATTTTGATCTAGAATTTATAAACATTGGAAAGAAGATGGAATCTACATTTGAGAATCTAAATCATGACTCTATGGTCTAAATCCCTACTCCTAAatctttatttacattttttttttgttttaaattgttaacttgttaaatattgaatcttgtttttttagaatctTGAAGCACAATGATGGAAGCACTTTGGGTTGAAGAATCAATGGAGGATAGTGGAAGCACTGTTTTATACTCTTTTGTTTCTCTGTATTTTATAACCATTTCACTTCCCAAATCAATGGAAGCACTTTGGTGGTTTtgcatgaagaaaaaaacggTCACTTGTTTATGAACTGGTCTTTTGTTTGAAACACTTAGTTAGAAAGTATAggacttaattatttgtaatttgcataatgtaattttcttattgagaagaagaagaagatgtttATAATGTAATTTGCTTCAAATTAGGAGAAAATTTGGGATAATAAAAGAACGAGagaatgaatgaaagaaagatggaaaaaaatcGACCTCGCCCAATTATAGGTCGGGTCGGGTCAATTCCATCATACGGCTATCTATACATTTTAGGTCAGGTTGGGTTTAAAGGAAAATCGACTCGATCCAGTCCAATTACACCCCAATACTACCCTTAATAAAACAAGATTAGAGttaaaagaagtttatacCTCTGTAGCTTCTTGTTCCTCGACATCTCCTCACAAACTCGAACCGGAGACTACCACTAGAATTTATCTGTTATTCTCTGAACTTAAAACCAGGTTGTGGGACCCGTTAAGTGAAGGAAAAAGGGAGAGAGATGGAAAATTGAGGTGGAAGAATAAGTTTGGGatttgggagaaaaataattttgggagaatttttgtaatttaaaaatataaattttggcCAAAAAGTCTTTAACAATATGGAAAAATAACCTATGTATTttctaattacatgcaaaattgCAAGTAATTAGTTggccaaatctcaacacctaacaTTTCACTAAccattagtggaacttagtgggctatGTATCAACATCTTATATAGCCACTTATCTCATCAAGTGTTAGTGgaattatccaacaaaatgttgaattttccTACTAACTTTAGTCCAAGTGCAATAAAGTCATTTGATCATTCAAGTTAAAGTCAAATTTGACTTTTACTTTAATCTtttcaagtcaaaagtcaacattttgacttttcacCATTTTATTCATCTTAACTAATTTTGGCCTCCCGAGCATAAatccacattcatttttttgaaattcaaatcatatttgaatataaagtcactcaaagtttgacttttcaaagtcaaataacattttgactttttacaactttgaccatttttatcaattatgagctttcaaatatgaatttatatttatatttttaatatttaaatcacatttaaacacAAATCTCTATCTCAAACTTATAACTGACGGCTATATATACatcagtttctctctctttacctgattcgaaccatttgaattattCCAACATAATGTTTTAAGTtaattccatatgagctaCCAGATGAACCTAATTGACCTATAGATTATGTGCTCCAACAATCTGAGATCAACTGCCTAAACTCTTCTAGATGAGCTAAACAACATTTGTTAACTAACaagtcattccactaaagtctcgCAGCTGCACTctcctcactatagatatatttgtgtccatttgatataaccatgatcaaTAAGTTAATCATTTACAAGTTGTTCACAACCTCGACTGggtcaaaatatcattttaccCCTTAAGTCTCACTAATCCACTAATGAACAATTTGTTTAAGGTCCAACATAAACCCGATTCTTCTCGGGCCAATGAAAAGGTGGGACactttgttcaagacttggattcagttcTTAAGGGAgtaacctatctactaactcTAAAGTGGGTAGGAGTGAGAACGAAGAGAAACGGGAACGagataaacttattttttttctgtttccacaaatttcttaattttttttaggaacgtttctaattattttgagaacaagaaacaaagaaCGTTACCAAATACATtcgtttcttaaaaaattagaaacataaaTAGGAAACAGAAAACATGATTGTTACCAAACAGGTCCTAAGTGTTCACTGAGTTAGCTTTATGATCGTTACTATAATCTTGAGTATATACATATAAGTACAACGTTGCAAT of the Cucumis sativus cultivar 9930 chromosome 3, Cucumber_9930_V3, whole genome shotgun sequence genome contains:
- the LOC101203334 gene encoding WD repeat-containing protein LWD1, which gives rise to MGASSDPNQDASDEQQKRSEIYTYEAPWHIYAMNWSVRRDKKYRLAIASLLEQYPNRVEIVQLDDSSGEIRSDPNLSFEHPYPPTKTIFIPDKECQRPDLLATSSDFLRVWRISDDPSSVELKSLLNGNKNSEFCGPLTSFDWNDAEPKRIGTSSIDTTCTIWDIERETVDTQLIAHDKEVYDIAWGGVGVFASVSADGSVRVFDLRDKEHSTIIYESSEPDTPLVRLGWNKQDPRYMATIIMDSAKVVVLDIRFPTLPVVELQRHQASVNAIAWAPHSSCHICTAGDDSQALIWDLSSMGQPVEGGLDPILAYTAGAEIEQLQWSSSQPDWVAIAFSTKLQILRV